The Betta splendens chromosome 4, fBetSpl5.4, whole genome shotgun sequence genome contains a region encoding:
- the use1 gene encoding vesicle transport protein USE1 — translation MASRLEINFIRLLSRCESIASEKRGEAEWRLDKYVGALEEMLSALRKSPSKPTPEVLTEYTRKVDFLKGLLAAEKLTSPTEKALANQFLAPGRTPTIAHERMSASKTVHMQTKARCTGEMRDELLGTPISSKETDLRNRRGLPLDERQSAAELDAVLQHHHNLQEKLAEDMLNLAKNLKNNTLAAQNIIRQDNQTLSQSMRQADLNFEKLKTESERLEQHTKKSVNWLLWLMLILVSFIFISMILFIRIFPRLR, via the exons ATGGCGTCTAGATTAGAAATAAATTTCATCAGATTGTTGTCCCGCTGTGAATCTATTGCTTCCGAGAAACGAGGAGAGGCAGAATGGAGATTAGACAAG TATGTTGGGGCCCTGGAAGAGATGTTGTCGGCTTTGAGGAAGAGTCCGAG caaaCCAACACCAGAAGTCCTGACAGAGTACACGAGAAAAGTAGATTTTCTGAAAGGACTtttagcagcagagaaactg ACGTCTCCTACAGAAAAAGCTTTAGCCAATCAGTTCCTCGCGCCTGGCCGCACTCCCACCATAGCCCACGAGAGGATGTCTGCCAGTAAAACAGTGCACATGCAGACAAAGGCCAGATGTACAGGAGAGATGAGGGATGAGCTGCTTGGCACG CCAATTTCAAGCAAAG agacagacttgaggAACAGAAG AGGTCTTCCTCTGGATGAGCGTCAgtcagctgcagagctggatGCTGTCTTGCAGCATCACCAcaacctgcaggagaagctggcAGAGGACATGCTCAACTTGGCCAAAAACCTGAAGAACAACACTCTGGCAGCTCAGAACATCATCAGACAGGACAACCAG ACTCTCAGCCAGTCCATGCGTCAGGCAGACCTGAACTTTGAGAAGCTGAAGACAGAGTCGGAGCGCTTGGAGCAGCACACCAAGAAGTCTGTGaactggctgctgtggctgatgcTCATCCTGGTGTCGTTCATCTTCATCAGCATGATTCTCTTCATCAGAATCTTCCCCAGACTCAGATGA